The Anabaena sp. PCC 7108 region TTTGTATGAAATCCTGGAAACCTACGAAGCTGGAATTCAGCTAACAGGAACCGAGGTCAAATCAATCCGTGCGGGTAAAGTTAATCTCCAAGATGGCTATGCATTAATTCGTAACGGCGAAGCATGGTTAATAAATGCACATATTTCACCTTACACATCTAGTGGACAATATTTTAACCATGAACCGCGCCGTACACGTAAGTTACTGCTGCATCGCCAAGAGCTTCGGAAACTAATTGGTAAGGTAGAACAGCAAGGTTTAACCTTAGTCCCGTTGAAAATGTATCTTAAACGCGGCTGGGTAAAAGTGAGTATCGCCTTAGGGAAAGGCAAGAAACTGCACGATAAGCGCGAAGACCTCAAACGTCGTCAAGATCAGCGTGATATTCAACGGGCAATGAAAAGTTATTAAGCCGCAAGCGTCAGTAAATTACAACAATTGAGTGGGTTGAGGTTGTGGCTGGGGTGGATTTGCTGGTTGAGATAGAGGTGTCCAGTAACTGGCAATTAAGGCCACCATAAACCACCAGAGGGTATTAACAGCCGGACGATACCAGACAGTATCCACAGTTCCGTGAGCGAGCATACCCAAAATAGTAGCGATCGCTCCAATTACCCAAAATCCCTCTATACTTCTGGATTGTCGCAACCGTTGCATTTGCATAAATGCGGCATTAATGGTGACAATTATCAACCAAAGAAAACAAGCTAAACCGATGAAACCAGTTTCTACAGTAATCTCCAGAAAAATCGAATATGCACTCAAAGCCGTAAATCGGGGTTGTTGGTAAAGAGGATAGACCTGATTAAAAGAATGGTGTCCCGGTCCAATACCAATAATTGGGCGATCGCGGATCATCTTAAAAACAGCATCCCAGACATTACGACGAAAATTATTACTACTATCTTGGCGGTCTGCAAATATACTGAGAACGCGCTGTTGTACAGGTTCGACAAATATCACAGCCAGCACCAATACCCCAACTAAACCACCGACAATAATTGGCAGTGACCAAGTTCGCCAAAAGGTCGGCATTTCCAAACTCCACCAATAAACTAGCAATGCCATCACAGTCAACAGTGCTACCACTAAAGCAATCCAGCCGCCACGACTATAGGTGAGAACCAAGCAAGCAATATTAACAACAAACATCGTTGCAGCTAAAGCTTTTCTCATCCAGCCCTGCCAAGCAAAAATAGCCACTAAGCTGAAAATCACGGCGGGGAGGAGGTATCCGGCCAGTAAATTGGGATTACCCAAATAACTGTAAACCCTTGTAGTTTTGGATAGAGGAGACTCAGGATCAACCCAAGTTGCCAAGGCTTTAGCACCAAAAAACCATTGTCGGATGCCATATACGCTGACAATCAGGGATATATGTAGGTAAAGACCAATTAGCCAAGACCGAAATCGGGAAAACCTCAGTACCCTAGCGCATAAGGTAAAAAGCAACAAATAGAGTGTTAATGTTGCCAAGTCATTCAATGCTGCCTTTTTCACTGGTGATAAGGCTGTAGCGATAGCAGCTATTCCCCAATAAAGTAATACCAACAGATGAATCGGGGTTACAGATGCTGAATTGCCAGAATTTTTTTCATCTGATAAAGTTAGCAGCACCCAGAATCCTATACAAGCCACCAACAATACCAGCATTAAGCTACTGGAAACAAAAGGTGCAAAAGCATAAATAAGACTGAGAAGAGCCGCAGCTATTGTATCTCCCCACTGCATCAAAATACTAGTCTGCCGCCACGAACGCAAGATACCGAACAGAAACCGATGCAGGTAGCTGGTAGTCAGATATTCTTTCAGATGTACAGAGGATAAAGTAAATTTTTGCCAGACTAAATTCATAAAAATGTTATGACTAATTAGCAGCTATAGCAATCCTGGCGGAAGTTATGAACATCTTGTAGGTTGGCTGCTTACGCAGTCATTAACTGATAACCTTGTCGTCACCCAACATCTACGTTGACGTTTCAAATATGTGTTCAGGATTTCTGATGGATTGCTATATACACAGAACTTGGCTTTAATGATAATCCGGGTTGCTCTACAAAGATCAGACTCAAGATTAACAATTGATTTTATAATAACTACCAAAGTTTCCGCACTAATTGATCAGCCAACATCATTGATTAATTGTGAGGGAGTCGCCGATTGCAGTGGCAAAGTAATCACATAGCGATATCCTGATTCTGAGGAACCTTGAATCGAAATTTGTCCTCCGTGTAGTTCTGCCAGCTGACAGCTAAGTAACAGACCTACTTTTTCACGAGATAAATTACCAGATAAAGCAGCTAAATTCTGATCAGCAGCACCGACCAAGATTCCTAAGTGATCCTTCATCAAGTTTTCTGACTGCTCCCAGATTCTAGGCCAATTCTCCTGATTTTCTGAATGAAGATTATACTTTCCTGCCTCGCGCACCATTTCCAACATTGCTGAGGAATCGACGCGTAAGTAAGGATCGATCTCGCTGATACCATCTCCTAACCAGGGATGGGAAACCCAAACAGTAATGCAGAGTGTATTTTCCTGATAACCAACGTGAATACGAACAATACTGCTTGTAGCAGAAAGTTGAATCACACTAAATATCAAGTGATACAGCATTTGCCGAACTTTATC contains the following coding sequences:
- a CDS encoding IctB family putative bicarbonate transporter — its product is MNLVWQKFTLSSVHLKEYLTTSYLHRFLFGILRSWRQTSILMQWGDTIAAALLSLIYAFAPFVSSSLMLVLLVACIGFWVLLTLSDEKNSGNSASVTPIHLLVLLYWGIAAIATALSPVKKAALNDLATLTLYLLLFTLCARVLRFSRFRSWLIGLYLHISLIVSVYGIRQWFFGAKALATWVDPESPLSKTTRVYSYLGNPNLLAGYLLPAVIFSLVAIFAWQGWMRKALAATMFVVNIACLVLTYSRGGWIALVVALLTVMALLVYWWSLEMPTFWRTWSLPIIVGGLVGVLVLAVIFVEPVQQRVLSIFADRQDSSNNFRRNVWDAVFKMIRDRPIIGIGPGHHSFNQVYPLYQQPRFTALSAYSIFLEITVETGFIGLACFLWLIIVTINAAFMQMQRLRQSRSIEGFWVIGAIATILGMLAHGTVDTVWYRPAVNTLWWFMVALIASYWTPLSQPANPPQPQPQPTQLL
- the smpB gene encoding SsrA-binding protein SmpB, which produces MSDKNEGYKVITDNRQARYLYEILETYEAGIQLTGTEVKSIRAGKVNLQDGYALIRNGEAWLINAHISPYTSSGQYFNHEPRRTRKLLLHRQELRKLIGKVEQQGLTLVPLKMYLKRGWVKVSIALGKGKKLHDKREDLKRRQDQRDIQRAMKSY